TACTGCGATTGGAGATGAAATTGCTGGTATTTTCGGTCGACTTGTCCCAATCGTTCCAACAGAAGAGCATCGAGATGATGAACCATTAGAAAAGCCTAAAGATCAAACTAATAACGAAAATGAGATTAAAGATATTCAAAACAAACAAAGTAAAGGACGGATAGACTCCCATTAAAAATCCTACCAAAGATGTCCATGTAAACATGGTTAGTTTATATGTGCAGAGCAAAAAACGATGCCAGTTATTCAACCGGCATCGTTTTTTATACTTTCATAGCTGCCATAACTTGACGATCTAACTTATCGGCAGCTTCTTTATCGTACGTTTTTTCAAATTTAGGCTCTGATGTAATACGTGAGCCATAAAACATGACATCTCTTACTTCTTTCACAGTGATTTCAATAAGTGCTAACTTCAACGGAACATCCTCTATATTTTCTTGAATTACTCTGGCTTCTCCTGCAATAGCATACGTAGAACCATTACCAATGACTGTTAACGTGACCAAAGGCTGATTCTTCACATTCTCTACAATTCTAGAGCGGTTGTCTACCGAAAATCTAATGTGGTGCTCGTCAATCGCATAAACCCACGACATGGCATTCACATTAGTTCCTCCTGATTCATAATCAACAGTTGCTAAAGTAACATAACGCTCTTCTCTTAGCAATGGCAATAACTCTTCCGTTAGTGCTGTCTCAACTTGATTAGCCATTCATCCGCCTCCTTTATCTTCTTACACTAATACTATACCTATATTTTATTATGATTTAAACCACTCTCTACAAAAAATAATAATTCGGTAGCCAAATGAGAAAGTATTAAGTTTTTTTATTTAAGACTTACTACAATAGTATGGTGCCAAGAAGACCTTTTCATACTTCTCATGGTTTGTTACTATTTTTAGGGATATGGTAATAGAGGTTGGAAACCGACAGATATCTAAAACTATTTTTTTCCTCTTTGAGGTAAATTCTGTCCTCATCTCTTTCAGCGTACCTCGACATTTATCTGTTCCTGCTTCTTCATGTCTTAATTATGACACACGTGTTATACTAATTGTAAGAA
The genomic region above belongs to Bacillus sp. A301a_S52 and contains:
- a CDS encoding pyridoxamine 5'-phosphate oxidase family protein; the encoded protein is MANQVETALTEELLPLLREERYVTLATVDYESGGTNVNAMSWVYAIDEHHIRFSVDNRSRIVENVKNQPLVTLTVIGNGSTYAIAGEARVIQENIEDVPLKLALIEITVKEVRDVMFYGSRITSEPKFEKTYDKEAADKLDRQVMAAMKV